GATAACATGGACTTCTTCATCATGCTCTCCTCGGTCGCAGGCATCTTCGGCAACCGCGGACAGTCCAACTACGCCGCAGGCAATACCTTCCAAGACGCACTAGCCGCATACCGCGTCTCTAAAGGCATGCAGGCCGCCAGCATTAATCTAGGCAGTGTATCCAACGTCGGGTGGGTCGCCGAGAACCGAAGCTCGATGCGCACGCACACAGCAACTTTATTCGAGCTTCTgcgcgaagaagaagtccacgCAACAGTCGACTTCCTCGTCCGCGACCAGCAAGACGGCGGTAATGCATCAGCGCGTTCACAGCTCGTGCTCGGTCTACCGACTGCAGAGATGTGTCGCCAGAACGGCGTGCCGCCGCCCACGTACCTGAATTACTCGATGTTCACTCACTTCCGCAACCCGGCAACTGCGAAAAGCAGAGAGGTCTCTCAGCAGAAGACTATTGGCACTGCTGCACTTTTGTCGGCGACTTCGGGTATCGAGGGTGCTGTGACTGTGGTGTCCGATGGGATTGTTGAGAGACTTGCTTCGCTGCTTGCTATTCCATCTTCAGAACTTGATGCTCAGCGCTTCGGCTTTGGGGGTATTGACTCCCTTGTTGCTATGGAGTTCCGGGCGTGGATTGTTAAGGAGCTTAAGGCCGAGGTGTCCTTGCTTGATATAATGGGGGCGGAGAATATCAGGGCATTGAGTGAGAAGATTGCTGGCAGGAGCCATTTGATTGTACGGGGGTCTGGTTCTGGATCTTCCTGAGGCATGTTTTTTATCTCCTTTTTTATGGGCTTCTTAGGGTTTGCTTCTCATACTGCTTTGTGTTGGTCTCTCATGCCCGACGCTCTGTGACGCGACAACGTTTTGCAGCGTCTTTTTTTCGAGGCAGTTTTCCAAGCTCTGATTGCTTGGTTCTTGGGACTAGATTCAGCAATTAACATAATGAAGACGGATGTTCTCTACATACCTTCGATCTAAAAAAGACTTTAAGATGTAGTAAGATACTTCAAATCTATTCATTCAATCGAGTCGTTCTATGCGAATAGAAAAACTTCCATTCCAACAGGTTGACAAAATGGCGTGCGTGCATTAAGAAAAATAGCTCATCAGAGCCCTAGACCATGCATTCATTATTCGTAATGTtcatcaaccttggaaaatcTATCGTGCAGACCCCGAGGGAAAATAACCTCGCAGGCCCTGACCAGGAACCGCACAAACCGCTAACTTGGGTTCAGCCCCGGACCGCTCATGATGCCACGCTCGCTCGCGCAGAGCCAAGTAGACTGAGCGGAACGGCTGGAGGTCTCCAGGAAGCCGAGCAGGCGGTGTACGGGGATCAAAGCCTAGCTGCTGGAGTTGCGCCTCGCACCAATGCAAGGTGTCTGGCGGTAGGTATTGCTCTGTGTCGTAGTCGGTGTGGGTTTGTTGCATGGCCTGCAGCGTCGGGACGTCGGCTGGGAGACCGAAGTTCTCTACGCCCTTGGGTGGGTGGTAGTAGTTCATATAGGGTTTTCCGGGAGTGCGCTCTGGATGGTCGGTTTGCTTGCGGATGTTGTGCATGTTCCAGGTTTGGACGTAAGATTTGATGTGGGAGCGGAGAGTGGGCATGTAGATTGCGAAGAGGGCGACTTGTTCGGGGATTACTGTTGATGAGAAGAGACCGTCATTGTGAAGTTCGCGGAAATAGTTCTAATTTAGGTTAGTACTCTGCGATTGGAGATCGGAAGGACCCGTGAACGTTGAACAAAAACTAACATGGTAAAGTGTTACTACTGACTTGGCAAGCTGGGCCCACCAGGATTCAATCCGGTGGGTATCGGTGGCTCGTCCTGGTGCACAGCACTGCTCACGCTGCACATCCGGCTCAGTGACGCGGCGGAGCGCAAAGTGAGCATCAGCTAGAAGAGGAACCTCGGACTCAAGGTCAGATCGAAGAGTGCGTGGTTGTCGGTTTTTAGAAGCAACCGTCTCGAGATGATTCTTGAGAACACCCACGGCTGTGTGCGCATCCACGCCCACGTGAATCCAGAGGACATATCGAGAATACGCATCGAGCTCGGCGTGAATGCGGAATCCGAAATTGGCTAACTTGGAATAT
The nucleotide sequence above comes from Penicillium digitatum chromosome 1, complete sequence. Encoded proteins:
- a CDS encoding RNA polymerase sigma factor 54, DNA-binding, translated to METTADPPSKMSGRPRVDIEPYKAEIIGLYEKKMKSDDICKHLKRQHDIQISARTLTKRLQLWGVKKVKENNSSNPALHARIKNLFFDVGLTDQEIVTVLHDEGYDVSNRTLRRLRHQLGIRLRLDSPTQQQAQVQEILDALTAEMDKGTIEGYGKELLHNHFRSKGYVFARDRLYSVYRMLRPDTVERRTSDVPRRPPPPKILAGPNLTWHVNGYSKLANFGFRIHAELDAYSRYVLWIHVGVDAHTAVGVLKNHLETVASKNRQPRTLRSDLESEVPLLADAHFALRRVTEPDVQREQCCAPGRATDTHRIESWWAQLAKSVVTLYHNYFRELHNDGLFSSTVIPEQVALFAIYMPTLRSHIKSYVQTWNMHNIRKQTDHPERTPGKPYMNYYHPPKGVENFGLPADVPTLQAMQQTHTDYDTEQYLPPDTLHWCEAQLQQLGFDPRTPPARLPGDLQPFRSVYLALRERAWHHERSGAEPKLASFLDRRTKQSELGKLPRKKDAAKRCRVTERRA